The nucleotide sequence CGTCCGCATATACGTCCGTTTATTCACCCTGCGTCTGTTAAAACGAATATACGGAAGTGATTATTTCAATACATTTAACCAATAAAACAAGCAGTAATTTCAGGACTATAAGAACGAATGAAAAAACGAAAGTTTTTGAATGAGTGATGCGACTTACTAAATCATATGGGCGGATGTAAGTAAGAATGCACGTCCTTACAAATATTTTTGAATTTTTATGTAAATAATATTTGTAAAGGAATCCACCACAATATGTAGAATTAAATATATGGTGATTATAATGAAATCCAATATTGGAGAATTAATCGATCGTAAGGGGTATAGAAAAAAGTTTGTAGCTGAAGAAATGGCAATTTCTCAAAATCAATTATCAAATTGGATTAAGGGGCGCTCATATCCACCAATGGATAAGGCTTTCAAATTAGCTAGGTTTTTAGAAGTAAAAGTAGATGACTTATACGAAGAAGAATAAAAGCAAAAAAAGGAGCCAATACCAATTAAGGTAAAGGCTCCTTTTTTGAAAAATGAATACGAAATTATTTTAAGTTTACTTTGGAGATACTTAAAGTACAAATGGGTAAACTTTAATTTTTGCTGATTAGAAACTTCAATTTATTTAATTCTTCTACCGTATTTTTCATTTACATAAGCTCGACGACCCTCATAAATGACTTCCCACCAACCTGGGATAGATCCAGAGATATTAATTTCTTTCCCTTTTTCAATAGTGGCAAGGTTCTTGCTGTCGGTGGAGGATGGCCGATCACAAATGTATGCTGCATGAGAAACATTAACGATTTCAATCCGCCCTTTTACTGGAATACCTCTAGATTTCCTTTTAGCTGATTTCAATTTGCTTCGTGTGATTGGTCCAATAATACCATCTACTGCAATACCTTGGTCTCTTTGGAACTTGATAACAGCACTTTCGGTTAATGGACCAAAGATGCCGTCAATTCGACCTGTATAGTAGCCTAATTCCTTCAATCGTTTTTGACGTTCCTTAACTGTTGAACCTCTACTACCTTCTTTTAGTAAAGAGTCGTCGGGATCAGACTCTGGTTTAGGTTCTGGCTTACTGGAGGCTTTCCCCAATCCAAAAGCTTTAACAATTCCACTTACATGTCCGAGTGCGATTTTATCTAAAAACGCATCAGATTTTAGTTTTTCTGCATCCTCTTTATTATCGATAAAAAGATTTTCAGTTAACAAAGCTGGCATAGATGACTCTCGAACCATGTGGAAGTTCGCTTCCTTCTCACCTCGGTCTCTACCACCAATCGCATCCATGATTTCATCATGAACGATCCCTCTTAAACGATTAGTCTCTGATTTTCCTGAATAACTTCCGTTGTATGTGTAGGATTCAAAGCCTGCTCCCCCACCTGCGTTGATATGGATTGATAACAGGTAGTCTGCTCCCCAAGCATTGGCGTCATTTGTCCTTTGACTAAGACTCAGAGTCTCGTCAGAATCCCTGCTCAATCGAACTTGCACACCTTCGTAGTTTTTCAGTTCGTCCCGAATCTTCTTAGCGATTATTAATGTTAACACTTTTTCCTGTAATCCGTTAGCTACTGCACCTGGATCACTACCACCATGTCCTGGGTCCATATAAAGTTTAAGCATCTTAATCCTCTCCTTTTCAAAAATAAAAAGGCACTCCGATGAGCGCCCTTACTTCTTAGAATTTGTTTTCTTTTGAGCTTTCAAAGCTTTCTCGCGTAGACCATCTTTAACATAAGTGTTTTTCCATGTTGCGATAACACCAGCTATTAACATGCCTGTGGCAACAAAAAAAGCACCAAATGAATTGATGCTCGCTTCTGTTAACCATTCAAATTTAATATTGAGTGTTGCTAAGAACCCCATTGCAGTCGACAAAAAACCTACAATCAAAATAGAAATGTCTTTGATTTTATTTTTCATTTTAAAACGCCTCCGCTCGAAATTTTTTAAATTCTTCATGTTTTTCGATTTGATGATTGACTAACTTTGCGATTTGGTATTTATCCAAAGTGACAGTTGATTGCTTTTTCAATTTCTTTTCCAGTTCTTCTACACGTTGTTCAAGATATTTAACTCGTTTTGATTTGAACACGTTTCTCACCTCCTTAAAAGGAAAAATCTCCCTTCCTGTCGAAATAAGTAGATTGCAGAAGGGAGGTGACTATTATGAGTAACGAAAAACACATCCAACCGCCTAACATTAATTTGGATGACTTAATTAGGCTTTCTCACCTGGAGATACTTGATTACCTAATTAAAAGGGCAGCCGAAGATGCAGAAAATAAGGATGGTGAATTCAGTCCCGAGGATTTTGCTGAAATCATATCCGAACATTACAAGAATCTTTTTACTAAAGATTTTACAGCTAGATACGAAAAATTAATTAGCGATCATTTTTCGGTAATTCGGCAACTGTTTGATGAGCGATGATTTTACCATCAACAACAATGTTCACTTTTAGAGCTCCCTCGAAAGAGGTGGCTCTATCTTTACTACAATTACTCATTTCATTCCCCTCCCTTCTCTATCGTATCTAAACGCTTATGCGCTTGCTTGGTGGATTCCTCGACCCTAGTCACACGCTCGCCCATATCATTTATTTTTCTCTCGTTGTCTTTTAAATCGTATCGAATGTCATCGACACCCTTTCGGATATAAATAAGTTCTGCTCGAACTGTTGCATCACCCTCGGCATCTGTTTTAACAGTTCCTAATTTCTTTAGTGAATACGTTTGATAGGCAATTGCTAGTGAGAGGATAGCAATTAGTACTCCTATTACAGCTTCAATAGCCATCTCGAACCCCCTGTTTTCAGACATAAAAAATACGCTTTAGTTGGCGTTTAATTTTCTGGTTTGTATTTGATTCCATATAAACTTACAATTCCTGAAGATGGATGAACACTTACTACTCCATCCGTGTTTACATCTACTCTTGCAGTGCCTTGAAACCACGGCTGTCTGTGCCCAGGTCTTAATCCTGCAGGCATCGTAAATGCGGGAGTATATGCGCTTCGTGTTCCTCCGTCCATCGCACCTAGGAAATTTACATAACCAAAACTATCCACATAATAATGAGGGTGCCTATATGGTGCGTTTACCCCTACCCAGCCGTTTTGCAAGGTAGCATAGGTATAGCTTTCTGTTCGCCCTAATACATCTAAATCACCGAGGACCGTGAGATTTTTTACCTCCGTTAAATACGCACCTATCTCCCATTTAACTAAATCCTTTACTGTTCCATCCAATCCCTTGAAATGAAATTCGATTCCTTCTCCATTAGTAGCTATTACCACAAATCCCGTTTCTTCGTATTCGGTTAGATCATTATTCCAAACTCCACTCTGTAGTTCTATAGATGTAAATCCTTTCCCGTTGAAATCAGGGTTCAATATCCTAATCGCTTCGGTTGCTTCTAAATCACCAGAGAATTTTGCATTTCCCTCCGTATCAAAGTAGATAACATCCTTCCAAGGGTCTGTAGTAACCATTCGTCTCTGTATAGTAAACCCGACAGCGGCATTACCTAAAACTCTTACCAATTCATCATTGCGCATCGATTCGAAACCACCTGTACTGCTGAATTTGGCACCGTCATAAGACTCACCTAGTTGTACGGAATTATTTGCCTTGTTTTTAATATTTGTTGCAGTTTCCCCAGCAACTTTAACGGTATCCGCTGCTGTGTTTTGGCTTGTGACATCCCCTATCTTGGTCCAATCCACAAGGCTGAAGGTGGCGCTACTTGTCTTAGTCACAGTCGAACGATATACGGAACCGTTATTATCCCATAGATCCCCTGCATCATATGGAGTGGTAGGTTGGGCTACAAATACTCGTCTTTTACTGTCTGCTGTATCTTGTGCAGTTGCTGCGTCTTGAAGGGCTTTGGCTATTCCCTCATCTCGAACAAGAACCCAACTGTAGACTGTAGCATCCAACATAAAACGGTAAGAATAACCAGTAGAAGAATTATAAAACAAGTCT is from Radiobacillus kanasensis and encodes:
- a CDS encoding helix-turn-helix transcriptional regulator, translating into MKSNIGELIDRKGYRKKFVAEEMAISQNQLSNWIKGRSYPPMDKAFKLARFLEVKVDDLYEEE
- a CDS encoding N-acetylmuramoyl-L-alanine amidase, which codes for MLKLYMDPGHGGSDPGAVANGLQEKVLTLIIAKKIRDELKNYEGVQVRLSRDSDETLSLSQRTNDANAWGADYLLSIHINAGGGAGFESYTYNGSYSGKSETNRLRGIVHDEIMDAIGGRDRGEKEANFHMVRESSMPALLTENLFIDNKEDAEKLKSDAFLDKIALGHVSGIVKAFGLGKASSKPEPKPESDPDDSLLKEGSRGSTVKERQKRLKELGYYTGRIDGIFGPLTESAVIKFQRDQGIAVDGIIGPITRSKLKSAKRKSRGIPVKGRIEIVNVSHAAYICDRPSSTDSKNLATIEKGKEINISGSIPGWWEVIYEGRRAYVNEKYGRRIK